A region from the Lolium perenne isolate Kyuss_39 chromosome 4, Kyuss_2.0, whole genome shotgun sequence genome encodes:
- the LOC127296541 gene encoding uncharacterized protein isoform X1: MDGDLKTRRVQFSGVGKADKGARQSSTIQTQEDTAFGRAQMNSDEEYSAAFAATIAAAAYAIAAREEKLEAQKKPFPVDVPTAAPHVQPPIKRGESTRKPTGGSKVSRWFSAKETAEDDYDGQANVSVRRPLKPEQRKPGGTGSDQKVPLPLPPKMLDSSVSAKKPSGSSRKSPDRRGSKRFEQEQAIQRAPSAVRPATSYQSRRNDDVAAGVTAIAGTQTKAEAWEKAKLARIREEYEKMIETISEWETEKKVKAKRQKEQKEVELDKKRAKTLAEYNQEMTRINKIAGGARSMAEERKYDDEKRIREKSKKIRSTGKSPRGCCF; this comes from the exons ATGGACGGCGATCTGAAGACGCGAAG GGTTCAGTTTTCTGGAGTAGGAAAGGCAGACAAAGGTGCCAGGCAATCTTCAACGATACAGACGCAAGAAGACACAGCTTTTGGAAGAG CGCAAATGAACAGCGACGAGGAATACAGCGCTGCATTTGCAGCCACAATTGCTGCCGCAGCATATGCAATCGCGGCACGAGAAGAGAAGCTAGAAGCTCAGAAGAAGCCCTTCCCCGTTGATGTGCCGACTGCTGCGCCTCATGTCCAGCCACCGATCAAGAGAGGCGAAAGCACTAGAAAGCCTACAGGAGGCAGCAAGGTCTCAAGATGGTTCAGTGCCAAAGAGACTGCAGAAGATGACTACGACGGACAAG CCAATGTATCAGTAAGGAGGCCGCTGAAACCAGAACAGAGAAAGCCCGGAGGCACTGGCTCGGATCAGAAGGTGCCACTGCCACTGCCACCAAAGATGCTTGATTCTTCTGTAAGTGCGAAGAAGCCTTCAGGTTCCTCCAGAAAATCACCAGACAGGAGAGGGAGCAAGAGGTTTGAGCAGGAGCAGGCAATTCAGAGGGCACCATCAGCTGTCAGGCCAGCGACATCATATCAGTCCAGGCGGAACGACGATGTCGCAGCTGGAGTAACTGCTATTGCCGGCACACAAACCAAGGCTGAAGCATGGGAGAAGGCAAAGCTTGCAAGAATCAGGGAGGA GTACGAAAAGATGATCGAGACCATATCCGAATGGGAAACTGAGAAGAAGGTGAAGGCCAAGCGCCAAAAAGAACAAAAAGAG GTTGAGTTGGACAAGAAGAGAGCAAAAACACTGGCAGAATACAATCAGGAAATGACAAGGATCAACAAAATTGCTGGAGGGGCAAGGTCAATGGCAGAGGAAAGGAAATATGATGATGAGAAAAGGATCAGAGAGAAGTCGAAGAAGATACGATCAACTGGAAAGTCTCCCCGTGGGTGCTGCTTTTGA
- the LOC127296541 gene encoding uncharacterized protein isoform X2, whose amino-acid sequence MDGDLKTRRVQFSGVGKADKGARQSSTIQTQEDTAFGRAQMNSDEEYSAAFAATIAAAAYAIAAREEKLEAQKKPFPVDVPTAAPHVQPPIKRGESTRKPTGGSKVSRWFSAKETAEDDYDGQANVSVRRPLKPEQRKPGGTGSDQKVPLPLPPKMLDSSVSAKKPSGSSRKSPDRRGSKRFEQEQAIQRAPSAVRPATSYQSRRNDDVAAGVTAIAGTQTKAEAWEKAKLARIREEYEKMIETISEWETEKKVELDKKRAKTLAEYNQEMTRINKIAGGARSMAEERKYDDEKRIREKSKKIRSTGKSPRGCCF is encoded by the exons ATGGACGGCGATCTGAAGACGCGAAG GGTTCAGTTTTCTGGAGTAGGAAAGGCAGACAAAGGTGCCAGGCAATCTTCAACGATACAGACGCAAGAAGACACAGCTTTTGGAAGAG CGCAAATGAACAGCGACGAGGAATACAGCGCTGCATTTGCAGCCACAATTGCTGCCGCAGCATATGCAATCGCGGCACGAGAAGAGAAGCTAGAAGCTCAGAAGAAGCCCTTCCCCGTTGATGTGCCGACTGCTGCGCCTCATGTCCAGCCACCGATCAAGAGAGGCGAAAGCACTAGAAAGCCTACAGGAGGCAGCAAGGTCTCAAGATGGTTCAGTGCCAAAGAGACTGCAGAAGATGACTACGACGGACAAG CCAATGTATCAGTAAGGAGGCCGCTGAAACCAGAACAGAGAAAGCCCGGAGGCACTGGCTCGGATCAGAAGGTGCCACTGCCACTGCCACCAAAGATGCTTGATTCTTCTGTAAGTGCGAAGAAGCCTTCAGGTTCCTCCAGAAAATCACCAGACAGGAGAGGGAGCAAGAGGTTTGAGCAGGAGCAGGCAATTCAGAGGGCACCATCAGCTGTCAGGCCAGCGACATCATATCAGTCCAGGCGGAACGACGATGTCGCAGCTGGAGTAACTGCTATTGCCGGCACACAAACCAAGGCTGAAGCATGGGAGAAGGCAAAGCTTGCAAGAATCAGGGAGGA GTACGAAAAGATGATCGAGACCATATCCGAATGGGAAACTGAGAAGAAG GTTGAGTTGGACAAGAAGAGAGCAAAAACACTGGCAGAATACAATCAGGAAATGACAAGGATCAACAAAATTGCTGGAGGGGCAAGGTCAATGGCAGAGGAAAGGAAATATGATGATGAGAAAAGGATCAGAGAGAAGTCGAAGAAGATACGATCAACTGGAAAGTCTCCCCGTGGGTGCTGCTTTTGA
- the LOC127296541 gene encoding uncharacterized protein isoform X3, producing MNSDEEYSAAFAATIAAAAYAIAAREEKLEAQKKPFPVDVPTAAPHVQPPIKRGESTRKPTGGSKVSRWFSAKETAEDDYDGQANVSVRRPLKPEQRKPGGTGSDQKVPLPLPPKMLDSSVSAKKPSGSSRKSPDRRGSKRFEQEQAIQRAPSAVRPATSYQSRRNDDVAAGVTAIAGTQTKAEAWEKAKLARIREEYEKMIETISEWETEKKVKAKRQKEQKEVELDKKRAKTLAEYNQEMTRINKIAGGARSMAEERKYDDEKRIREKSKKIRSTGKSPRGCCF from the exons ATGAACAGCGACGAGGAATACAGCGCTGCATTTGCAGCCACAATTGCTGCCGCAGCATATGCAATCGCGGCACGAGAAGAGAAGCTAGAAGCTCAGAAGAAGCCCTTCCCCGTTGATGTGCCGACTGCTGCGCCTCATGTCCAGCCACCGATCAAGAGAGGCGAAAGCACTAGAAAGCCTACAGGAGGCAGCAAGGTCTCAAGATGGTTCAGTGCCAAAGAGACTGCAGAAGATGACTACGACGGACAAG CCAATGTATCAGTAAGGAGGCCGCTGAAACCAGAACAGAGAAAGCCCGGAGGCACTGGCTCGGATCAGAAGGTGCCACTGCCACTGCCACCAAAGATGCTTGATTCTTCTGTAAGTGCGAAGAAGCCTTCAGGTTCCTCCAGAAAATCACCAGACAGGAGAGGGAGCAAGAGGTTTGAGCAGGAGCAGGCAATTCAGAGGGCACCATCAGCTGTCAGGCCAGCGACATCATATCAGTCCAGGCGGAACGACGATGTCGCAGCTGGAGTAACTGCTATTGCCGGCACACAAACCAAGGCTGAAGCATGGGAGAAGGCAAAGCTTGCAAGAATCAGGGAGGA GTACGAAAAGATGATCGAGACCATATCCGAATGGGAAACTGAGAAGAAGGTGAAGGCCAAGCGCCAAAAAGAACAAAAAGAG GTTGAGTTGGACAAGAAGAGAGCAAAAACACTGGCAGAATACAATCAGGAAATGACAAGGATCAACAAAATTGCTGGAGGGGCAAGGTCAATGGCAGAGGAAAGGAAATATGATGATGAGAAAAGGATCAGAGAGAAGTCGAAGAAGATACGATCAACTGGAAAGTCTCCCCGTGGGTGCTGCTTTTGA
- the LOC127296540 gene encoding uncharacterized protein — MSKVLERRNSFGATTPASSTSASDSSRKEEKPVPRYLRPSTGSCHDLCKHGHRNPSEEIQKFLGGRRKKLPTHLNNLTLHGSITLDTPPKDARSRRNISLVKSSISLGEADRVVHKIKSANLRGAASSEHLVPLVALADHKSVSSDGRKKQPEVAQRTSPNPKSPNGVRNFDKKAAMPVKGSKLPEKTQQEKARTVEKTLQERARTAEKTPREKARTAEKATTVKQSLVKRPASLPTKLNLIKQSSVSSQASSNLVSSKDKNTLKGRLTSSPAIITGKRTSNSGKAGRSPMRSSNANIDGKSGSDLLITPLSIESDITASVKIQDDVQDSCVTDHLVESTAAELSADATEYAEKFRIEPEETSSEDGLDMSITSSSVESDVEAQDDVQGSCIAGHSVESALAELPPSATEYVDKSGPTAKDACTFISEDEVECHENIEALAAELPIKSIIALELQRSFDGQEVKAVITKSDLEHMQPEQNAIANRALKGEDIQTDDAALYQLSERLTAVQTAGVHDSALTESTLQSDADGVKVNAGVESLVIESREDVGAHEDTDDAAPCQSSKDVECDADGVEVNAGVESVVIESREDVGAHETTDDAAPCQSYKELTAVQNADVRSETEADEVKIIENGSVQSVITENGEYMGAHEDLQGLPELGALDKEHADPEYCLDCSAGNATENVNAAEIVEVKTFNGTPHCQSILETSSDGELLEQPKPVLTEPIQTDVVTSVHNDGTFEQDKLKSMIVAQQLLEELSDDENYEEYDYELVELDESDAEHEGVTINPNIDESSKEKGQWTKRISSLHPDEASTTPYKLKFKRGKIVELTPDSNGPRRLIFRRRAASEVANGDGQLARRIYKRNIRNNGVPAEPDLESPGVKLRHQDAQDKKDAQGLFNNVIEETASKLVESRKSKVKALVGAFETVILLQDGNPSPSTPQASMSPYSVHNDGEKASDGPV, encoded by the coding sequence ATGTCCAAAGTTTTGGAAAGAAGAAATTCATTTGGTGCCACCACTCCTGCAAGCTCAACTTCAGCTTCAGATTCTTCAAGAAAGGAGGAGAAGCCAGTACCACGTTATCTAAGACCATCTACAGGCTCATGCCATGATTTGTGCAAGCATGGACACAGGAATCCTTCTGAAGAAATTCAGAAATTTTTAGGAGGGCGAAGAAAAAAACTTCCAACTCATCTGAATAATTTGACGTTGCATGGATCAATTACCTTGGATACACCACCCAAGGATGCCAGGAGCAGAAGAAATATTTCACTTGTCAAATCAAGTATATCACTGGGTGAAGCTGACCGTGTTGTTCACAAGATAAAATCAGCAAATTTGAGAGGCGCTGCATCATCAGAACACTTGGTCCCACTTGTTGCTTTGGCTGATCATAAAAGCGTGAGCTCTGATGGAAGAAAGAAACAGCCGGAGGTTGCACAGAGGACTTCCCCTAATCCAAAGTCACCCAACGGAGTACGTAATTTTGATAAAAAAGCAGCAATGCCAGTCAAGGGTTCGAAGTTGCCAGAGAAGACACAGCAGGAAAAAGCTAGAACTGTGGAAAAGACACTGCAGGAGAGAGCTAGAACTGCGGAAAAGACACCGCGGGAGAAAGCTAGAACTGCGGAAAAGGCCACTACTGTCAAGCAATCATTGGTTAAGAGACCAGCCTCACTTCCCACTAAACTCAACCTGATTAAGCAATCGTCTGTGTCATCTCAGGCTTCCAGTAATCTAGTATCTTCAAAAGATAAAAATACTCTGAAGGGAAGGCTTACATCTTCACCAGCAATTATTACCGGCAAGCGTACAAGCAATAGCGGTAAAGCTGGAAGAAGTCCTATGAGGTCCAGTAATGCAAATATTGATGGGAAAAGTGGCTCAGATTTACTGATAACACCATTATCCATTGAATCTGACATTACCGCTTCTGTCAAAATACAAGATGATGTGCAAGATTCATGTGTTACAGACCATCTTGTGGAGTCAACAGCAGCAGAACTGTCTGCAGATGCCACAGAATATGCCGAAAAATTTCGAATAGAACCAGAAGAAACAAGTTCAGAGGATGGCTTGGATATGTCCATAACATCATCCTCTGTAGAATCTGATGTTGAAGCACAAGATGATGTGCAAGGTTCATGTATTGCAGGTCATAGCGTGGAGTCAGCACTAGCAGAACTGCCGCCAAGTGCTACAGAATATGTAGACAAATCTGGACCTACAGCAAAAGATGCATGTACATTCATTTCAGAGGACGAAGTGGAATGTCATGAAAATATTGAAGCATTGGCTGCTGAACTCCCTATCAAAAGTATCATTGCTCTTGAATTGCAGCGATCATTTGATGGCCAGGAAGTCAAGGCTGTGATAACTAAATCTGATCTAGAACATATGCAACCAGAACAGAATGCCATTGCTAATCGAGCTTTAAAGGGTGAAGACATACAAACTGATGATGCAGCTCTGTACCAACTATCTGAACGGTTAACTGCTGTGCAAACTGCAGGTGTACATGATTCTGCACTAACTGAAAGTACCTTGCAAAGTGATGCTGATGGAGTGAAAGTCAATGCTGGTGTGGAGTCTTTGGTAATTGAAAGTAGGGAGGACGTGGGAGCTCATGAAGACACTGATGATGCAGCTCCCTGCCAATCATCTAAAGATGTGGAATGTGATGCTGATGGAGTGGAAGTCAACGCTGGTGTGGAGTCTGTGGTAATTGAAAGTAGGGAGGACGTGGGAGCTCATGAAACCACTGATGATGCAGCTCCATGCCAATCATATAAAGAATTAACAGCTGTGCAAAATGCAGATGTAAGATCGGAGACTGAAGCTGATGAAGTGAAGATCATTGAAAATGGTAGTGTGCAGTCTGTTATCACTGAAAATGGAGAGTACATGGGAGCTCATGAAGACCTCCAAGGGCTTCCGGAACTAGGGGCACTTGATAAAGAACATGCTGATCCTGAGTATTGCCTCGATTGCAGTGCAGGAAATGCAACTGAAAATGTTAACGCTGCTGAAATTGTTGAGGTTAAGACTTTCAATGGTACACCTCATTGCCAGTCAATTTTAGAAACTTCATCAGATGGTGAACTTCTGGAGCAACCAAAGCCTGTGTTAACTGAACCAATACAAACTGATGTGGTAACAAGTGTCCATAACGATGGCACCTTTGAACAGGATAAACTGAAATCAATGATTGTTGCTCAACAGCTACTGGAAGAACTATCAGATGATGAGAATTATGAAGAATATGATTATGAGTTAGTTGAATTAGATGAGTCTGATGCAGAACATGAAGGAGTAACAATCAACCCAAATATTGATGAATCTTCGAAGGAAAAAGGCCAATGGACAAAAAGAATCTCATCACTTCACCCAGATGAAGCTAGTACCACACCTTACAAATTGAAGTTTAAAAGGGGTAAAATTGTAGAACTCACACCAGATAGTAATGGCCCGAGAAGACTCATATTTAGAAGAAGAGCTGCAAGTGAAGTTGCAAATGGTGATGGTCAGCTAGCCAGAAGGATTTATAAGAGGAATATAAGAAATAATGGGGTTCCTGCTGAACCTGATTTGGAATCTCCTGGAGTGAAACTGAGGCATCAGGATGCACAAGACAAGAAGGATGCACAGGGGCTGTTCAACAATGTAATAGAAGAAACTGCAAGCAAGCTTGTGGAGTCTAGGAAAAGCAAGGTAAAGGCTTTGGTTGGTGCTTTTGAAACGGTGATACTTCTCCAGGACGGCAATCCCTCACCTTCCACACCACAGGCAAGTATGTCTCCATATTCAGTTCACAATGACGGTGAAAAGGCATCGGATGGACCAGTGTAG
- the LOC127347900 gene encoding uncharacterized protein: MGDDSERAARELKEKQEREAASKLAIANSANSSAGLFSISSLHAQAVGLSSIKGHVPVELALNTGVHRQWRTFFRAALRKYALLDHIDAVAPSDPPPEWTLLDATVVSWIYGSVSLGLLDAVMKPGDDPLAVDLWKSINGLFTDHKINRQLHLSTELDGLDMGELTMKDYLTKVKSLSSLLI, encoded by the coding sequence ATGGGCGACGACAGTGAGCGCGCTGCGAGggagctcaaggagaagcaggaaCGCGAGGCGGCCAGCAAGCTTGCCATCGCCAACTCCGCGAACTCAAGCGCGGGACTCTTCTCCATCTCCTCCTTGCACGCCCAAGCCGTCGGCCTCTCCTCCATCAAGGGACATGTTCCCGTCGAGCTCGCCCTCAATACCGGCGTTCACCGCCAATGGCGCACGTTCTTTCGCGCCGCCCTTCGCAAGTACGCCCTGCTGGATCACATCGACGCGGTTGCTCCGTCCGATCCGCCGCCGGAGTGGACTCTCCTCGACGCCACGGTCGTCTCGTGGATCTATGGGTCTGTCTCCCTTGGCCTCCTCGACGCAGTCATGAAACCGGGCGATGATCCTCTAGCCGTCGATCTCTGGAAGAGCATCAACGGCCTCTTCACCGACCACAAGATCAACCGCCAGCTTCATCTCTCCACCGAGCTCGACGGGCTTGACATGGGAGAGCTGACGATGAAGGACTACTTGACCAAGGTTAAGAGCCTTTCTAGCTTACTGATCTAG